From Candidatus Eremiobacteraceae bacterium, the proteins below share one genomic window:
- the lpdA gene encoding dihydrolipoyl dehydrogenase: MATRYDAIVIGGGPGGYSAAIRLGQLGKKVLCVESYRLGGVCLNVGCMPSKALLHVGEVITAARDVKEMGITFGEPKVDLPTLNKWKSKMIDDLVGGIGTLFKANKVEAMFGVATIVDKNTVRVKKNDGGDETLNADNLVIATGSEPVALPGFERNGKTVLNSDDAIAMAEVPRSIVILGAGVIGLEFATIYRRLGAEVTVVEMLDRALGDTDLETSTLLLRILKKQGINIHLKTKCASVDVRSNGIVAKLQGEVNVMQEAEKMLVAVGRRPRTPQGADKLGLAIDRGFIKVDELRRTALPSVYAVGDCTGAPLLAHKAMKEGVIAAEVIAGMKSAYDPMAMPNCVYTDPEVATVGLSEEQAKAAGYEISIGKFRLAALGRARTVGITEGMVKVIGDKKTDLVLGVHIVSPMAEAMIAEAVIAIEMGATVEDIGLSVHPHPTFSESIMEASELLHGRAIHMVNTPPK, translated from the coding sequence CGGCGGCGGCCCCGGCGGCTACTCGGCCGCGATCCGGCTCGGCCAGCTCGGCAAGAAAGTGCTATGCGTCGAGAGCTACCGCCTCGGCGGCGTGTGTCTCAACGTCGGCTGCATGCCGAGCAAGGCGCTGCTCCACGTCGGCGAGGTCATCACCGCCGCGCGCGACGTCAAGGAGATGGGCATCACCTTCGGCGAGCCGAAAGTCGACCTCCCGACACTGAACAAGTGGAAGTCGAAGATGATCGACGACCTCGTCGGCGGCATCGGCACGCTCTTCAAAGCGAACAAGGTCGAAGCGATGTTCGGCGTCGCGACCATCGTCGACAAGAACACCGTCCGCGTCAAGAAGAACGACGGCGGCGACGAGACGTTGAATGCCGACAACCTCGTCATTGCGACCGGATCGGAACCGGTGGCGCTTCCCGGCTTCGAGCGAAACGGCAAGACCGTGCTCAATTCCGACGACGCGATCGCGATGGCGGAAGTGCCGCGCAGCATCGTCATCCTCGGCGCCGGTGTCATCGGCCTCGAGTTCGCGACGATCTATCGCCGGCTCGGCGCCGAAGTCACCGTCGTCGAGATGCTCGACCGCGCCTTGGGCGATACGGATCTCGAGACCTCGACGCTCTTGCTGCGCATCCTCAAGAAACAAGGCATCAACATCCACCTCAAGACGAAGTGCGCGAGCGTCGACGTGCGATCGAATGGGATCGTCGCGAAGCTGCAAGGCGAAGTGAACGTCATGCAGGAGGCCGAGAAGATGCTCGTCGCCGTCGGCCGGCGGCCGCGGACACCGCAGGGCGCCGACAAGCTCGGCCTCGCGATCGATCGCGGTTTCATCAAGGTCGACGAGCTGCGGCGGACCGCCTTGCCAAGCGTCTACGCGGTCGGTGATTGCACCGGCGCGCCGCTCCTCGCGCACAAAGCGATGAAGGAAGGCGTCATCGCGGCCGAGGTCATCGCGGGCATGAAGTCCGCTTACGATCCGATGGCGATGCCGAACTGCGTCTACACGGATCCCGAAGTCGCGACGGTCGGCCTTTCGGAAGAGCAAGCGAAGGCGGCCGGCTACGAGATCAGCATCGGCAAGTTCCGCTTAGCTGCGCTCGGCCGAGCGCGCACGGTCGGCATCACCGAAGGTATGGTCAAGGTCATCGGCGACAAGAAGACGGACCTCGTGCTCGGCGTTCACATCGTATCGCCGATGGCCGAGGCGATGATCGCCGAAGCGGTCATCGCGATCGAGATGGGCGCTACCGTCGAGGATATCGGCCTGTCCGTGCACCCGCATCCGACGTTCTCCGAGTCTATCATGGAAGCGTCGGAACTCTTGCACGGCCGAGCTATCCATATGGTCAACACCCCACCCAAGTAA